The following proteins come from a genomic window of Dysidea avara chromosome 12, odDysAvar1.4, whole genome shotgun sequence:
- the LOC136240535 gene encoding uncharacterized protein, which yields MASYLFLLTWLAVMLTSCMGNHMYSDQKPLAETNPFDRMVLDYLYKYTYDSRHVVANWTNWGNSSSTSDPCTDNWYGITCVEDQSVYYVSGIDLPHHLIPVLPSEIYQMKHLKTLILTGNYLEYSNFQTGLFTMQTLEVLDISMITDLNITLPTRLEMANLQYLYAYDSQLNGPLPETWNTPKLQGIVLNDNYLTGQLPVGISKITGLKQLMLQNNKLFGNFPPDYGNLHQLTDLSLVQLIDSTPYRRLCSFLPSSWETMFSLVNVSLCAFGDIPDYIGDTWSQLRLLSVKGGGLNDRIPESICKLTELQILDLSSNKLEGTIPDCIFKMSSLTHLDLSNNLLSGHISEAIGDLTNIEQLLLYRNRFNGTLPRNAAKLVNINMLAFENNMLIGELPSEYDILRNVARDHKLILYFDGNMLSSIGDGLEYLFSDVFYIGLYDNPLECPLPPYVNYAKCSLCNSGTKRNNCEYCVSAGCGWCSYGNNCIEGTHQGPLSQYTCPEGHWSFQTCGENLFVQ from the coding sequence ATGGCTTCCTACTTGTTTTTGTTAACATGGTTGGCGGTAATGCTTACAAGCTGCATGGGAAATCACATGTATTCTGATCAAAAGCCTTTAGCCGAAACGAACCCTTTCGACAGGATGGTGTTGGACTATCTGTACAAGTATACGTACGATTCTCGCCATGTTGTAGCGAACTGGACTAACTGGGGAAACAGTAGTAGTACTAGCGACCCGTGTACGGACAACTGGTATGGAATAACCTGTGTGGAGGATCAGTCCGTATACTACGTATCCGGAATAGATTTGCCACATCATTTGATTCCAGTGCTGCCTAGTGAGATCTACCAGATGAAACACCTCAAGACTTTGATATTAACTGGTAACTATTTAGAATATTCAAACTTTCAAACAGGGCTGTTTACAATGCAAACGCTAGAAGTCTTGGATATCAGCATGATTACTGATCTTAATATCACACTTCCTACACGTTTGGAGATGGCTAACTTACAATACTTGTATGCATACGATTCTCAACTAAATGGGCCACTACCTGAAACATGGAATACTCCAAAGTTGCAGGGCATTGTGTTGAATGATAACTACCTTACTGGACAGTTGCCAGTTGGCATTAGTAAGATCACTGGCCTAAAGCAGCTGATGTTACAGAATAACAAGCTGTTTGGTAACTTTCCTCCTGATTACGGAAATCTTCATCAGCTGACGGATTTATCACTTGTTCAACTAATTGACTCAACTCCATATCGTCGTCTTTGTTCTTTCTTACCAAGTAGTTGGGAAACGATGTTCTCACTGGTGAATGTGTCACTGTGTGCTTTTGGTGATATTCCAGATTACATTGGAGACACTTGGTCCCAGCTACGTTTACTGTCTGTAAAAGGCGGTGGATTAAATGATAGAATTCCCGAGTCTATTTGTAAACTAACTGAACTTCAAATACTTGATTTGTCCAGTAATAAATTAGAAGGAACCATTCCTGATTGCATATTTAAAATGTCAAGTCTAACCCATTTGGATCTTTCTAATAATCTATTGAGTGGACATATTTCTGAGGCAATTGGTGACCTCACAAACATTGAGCAATTGTTATTGTACAGAAATCGTTTCAATGGTACACTGCCTCGTAATGCTGCAAAACTGGTGAATATTAACATGCTTGCATTTGAAAACAACATGTTAATCGGTGAGCTTCCTTCGGAGTATGATATACTTCGAAATGTTGCACGTGATCACAAACTTATTCTATACTTTGATGGCAACATGCTTTCTAGCATTGGAGATGGTCTAGAGTACTTGTTCAGTGATGTGTTTTACATTGGACTTTATGACAACCCATTGGAATGCCCTCTTCCTCCATATGTGAACTATGCCAAGTGTTCACTCTGCAATAGTGGGACTAAACGTAATAATTGTGAATACTGTGTTAGTGCTGGTTGTGGTTGGTGTTCATATGGTAATAATTGTATTGAAGGTACACATCAAGGTCCATTAAGTCAGTATACTTGTCCTGAAGGACACTGGAGTTTTCAAACTTGCGGAGAAAATTTGTTTGTACAGTGA
- the LOC136240359 gene encoding uncharacterized protein, which yields MTTNLLVLFQFVFLLGNIGVEGKTDPFDRSVLDYIYNATYDRAHRISNWTNWGNSSDPCTDNWYGITCVEDQSVYYVSGIDLPHHLLTSLPDKIVDMKQLRNLLLRGNDIRAEGFPLGIFAMQTLERLDISEMYLLNISLPTRIELPNLQQLYASESRLLGYLPTTWKTPKLESLMLDSNDFMGRLPDDISKCTGLKQLMLQRNRLTGNFPGSYGNLHQLVNLSLIQSSTDYRGLCGSMPDTWETMFSLEDVSLCVFGFGPLPDYIGENWQQLQSLRITGGSYGNNDIPISLCKLTQLQRLDFSQNRFTGTIPDCIFTMPSLTYLDLSFNHLSGQISEAIGLMDNVIRLSLANNYLNGTLPRSIGKLSSITYLSLAENLFVGEIPSEFDMLRNGDRNIVLYLQYNMLSSIGDGLEYFFRDIQGNYFENPFECPLPPYVINGATCSLCNSGTKRNSCEDCVSAGCGWCSYGNNCIEGTHQGPVNQYTCPEKYWSFGTCRGA from the coding sequence ATGACAACTAACTTACTCGTGCTTTTCCAGTTCGTATTTCTACTGGGTAACATTGGCGTGGAGGGTAAAACGGATCCTTTTGATCGATCTGTGTTGGATTATATCTACAACGCCACCTATGATAGGGCTCACAGAATAAGCAACTGGACTAACTGGGGAAACAGTAGCGACCCGTGTACGGACAACTGGTATGGAATAACCTGTGTAGAGGATCAGTCCGTATACTATGTATCGGGAATAGACTTGCCACATCATCTATTGACAAGTCTTCCTGATAAGATTGTTGACATGAAGCAACTACGAAATTTGTTATTGAGAGGTAACGACATTCGTGCAGAAGGGTTTCCACTAGGAATATTTGCAATGCAAACACTAGAAAGGTTAGACATTAGTGAAATGTATTTACTCAATATTAGCTTGCCAACAAGGATAGAGCTTCCCAATTTGCAGCAACTGTATGCCTCAGAGAGTCGACTACTGGGGTATTTACCAACAACTTGGAAGACTCCAAAACTGGAGAGTTTAATGCTTGATTCAAATGATTTTATGGGCCGACTTCCTGATGACATTAGTAAGTGTACTGGTCTAAAACAACTGATGCTTCAAAGGAACAGATTAACTGGTAACTTTCCTGGAAGTTATGGCAACCTTCACCAGTTGGTCAACTTGTCACTTATTCAATCCTCAACAGATTACAGGGGTCTCTGCGGTTCAATGCCGGATACCTGGGAAACTATGTTTTCACTTGAGGATgtctctctgtgtgtgtttggTTTTGGACCCCTTCCTGATTATATTGGTGAGAACTGGCAGCAGCTGCAAAGCTTGAGAATAACTGGTGGCTCATATGGCAATAATGACATCCCCATTTCCCTGTGCAAACTTACTCAGCTTCAGCGTCTTGATTTTTCTCAAAATCGTTTTACTGGTACAATCCCAGACTGCATTTTTACAATGCCTAGCCTTACTTATCTTGACCTTTCATTTAACCATTTAAGTGGACAGATATCAGAAGCAATTGGTTTAATGGACAATGTCATACGCCTTTCACTTGCCAACAATTATTTGAATGGCACTCTACCACGAAGTATTGGAAAACTATCTAGTATCACTTATCTTTCATTGGCAGAAAATCTTTTTGTTGGAGAGATACCTTCTGAATTTGACATGTTAAGGAATGGTGACCGTAATATTGTTCTTTATCTCCAATACAACATGTTGTCATCTATTGGAGATGGCTTGGAATACTTCTTCAGAGACATCCAGGGTAACTATTTTGAGAATCCATTTGAATGTCCTCTGCCACCATATGTCATCAATGGAGCAACCTGTTCACTATGTAATAGTGGGACTAAACGTAATAGTTGTGAAGACTGTGTTAGTGCTGGTTGTGGTTGGTGTTCTTATGGTAATAATTGCATTGAAGGTACACATCAAGGTCCAGTGAATCAGTATACTTGTCCTGAGAAGTACTGGAGCTTTGGAACTTGTAGGGGAGCATAA